Genomic DNA from Dermacentor variabilis isolate Ectoservices chromosome 6, ASM5094787v1, whole genome shotgun sequence:
GTCTCGGTCACGTTGTTCATGTGATCGACGGCAAATCTGCCGAAGTGGGACAGGTCCACCGCGTCCGCCAGCGTCGTTGGCCTCGAGTTAAGGCAGGCGCACGCGTCTTGCTGAACAAAAGCGTCGCCGCATGACCTCCTAGGTGGCAGTGGGCGAAACAGACTCAAGCCTCTCTCCGTAAACTCGAACTTATCGTCGGGCGTCTGGGCCAAGGACAGGAGGGTCGCGTGAACGTCATACGCAGACACCAGACGGCGCTGGTTGACCTCGAGCGCCACTGCCACGCCTGGGTTCATTCGAAGGAACGTCTCGGGAAGCACCAAAAagcagaaaggggttttggcttCGTGCTCGCTGAAGGCCGAGCGAAACGCGAAGTCGCCCGTGCGCTTGCCGTAGTTGCTGAGAAGAATGAGAGCGGTGTCGTTCAACACTCCACTTGCGGTAAGGTTTCTGAGAAAGAACTTTAGCGGCTGATCCAGGTAGCCGACGGTGTTAATGTCACCGTGGACGTGTTGGGAGAGCCAAACGTACCCGAACTTCCGCACCCCGTTCGTGTCCTGCTGGAAGACGGCGCTGACGTACCTCAGCAGAGCCTCCGATCTCGAAGTGAAGCTTTGACACACAGCGTTCCGCTCGTCGTGCTCCAGGGCTTGCACATAGGACCTGGGACAATAATCTGCCGGCGGGCGCCCGTACTCCCATCGGTCGTCTACGAACGGCGAACCATCCACGGTCGCGTCGACTGCGAACAACGTCGCGTAACCACGTGCCTTGTACGCGCTGACGATGTGCAGCGGGCTGtggaaatttctgtgctcgggcagCCCCGAGATCTCCCGCACGTCGAGGCCAGTGAGGAGCGAAACCTGGCTCTGGAGAG
This window encodes:
- the LOC142584519 gene encoding uncharacterized protein LOC142584519, translated to MARSKILARTEISKRNSKQNRKLSVLVVGVDSVSRLNSMRHLRKTRRYLSSQLNAYELLAFSAVTRDPLQSQVSLLTGLDVREISGLPEHRNFHSPLHIVSAYKARGYATLFAVDATVDGSPFVDDRWEYGRPPADYCPRSYVQALEHDERNAVCQSFTSRSEALLRYVSAVFQQDTNGVRKFGYVWLSQHVHGDINTVGYLDQPLKFFLRNLTASGVLNDTALILLSNYGKRTGDFAFRSAFSEHEAKTPFCFLVLPETFLRMNPGVAVALEVNQRRLVSAYDVHATLLSLAQTPDDKFEFTERGLSLFRPLPPRRSCGDAFVQQDACACLNSRPTTLADAVDLSHFGRFAVDHMNNVTETNFPGYCIRWGFGSVKKAQVIGGGEGVGSLELSVVITTAQNVSFEVFGGISDLSDSSAPNYHLSYIGRLGSDEGPSTCINDKPIMAYCLCNSTLRKTRKTG